GCTGTTATTAACAGAAAACACAAAATACTTCTTGCTTTCTAATACTTTATGGAACGCAAGTGCAAAAGCTTGTGACTGATGAGAGACAGAATTTTGATGTTATTACAATGGTTAAACTGACCATTGCGATTAAAGAAATAGATACAAAGAGACAAGGAAATTTGTCAAATAAACTAAATTTAGCATATCGCCATATTTTTAAATCCAATGGAGGACTGACTCTAAATAGCAAAATGGAGGACTGACTCTAAATAGCAGAATTTCTCATTTTAATTGgttatgtctattgttcttacgcgtctatttcatcatcatcgtaatgctgtcacttttaacagtgatatcttataacttactgtaaaaattcgtataattttttagccttagcttgaaggagtacatatcattgtctaataatcatgacgagcctgttggtcacttgtgataatcgaaaagtgctgcagaaattacttacgaagtattgggtcacatgatcagattacgacttgccgattagaccaggccgaaaaaaaactgtaaagtagcgagtatctatatttgatacggggtcttcggtaaaacccgaagtgtttgtcataaactagtactacgataagttttatattgagctttgtattggcctttcaattcacgtgagaacatacgtgacaagacaataaccaaatttcgtggctacgtcatcaaataaatagattccaatctacggcggcttttcgtttttgagcttttaagagtttgtaatcacatttccacatatttggcaccttcaacactgcagagtaagacatggtgaatcttttgataccaactaactgtaatgtggattttgttgcaagacaaCCTTTAAGATGATTTGAAATTagagattttataaaaattcttAATTGTTGAATTGGATTTCGATTGAATCAAAAAGTATATTGCATTGGGAGAGactgattttttaaaatatagaaactagaacatttattttaaaagccATAGCCAATATAGGTCAGTAGATTACATGCCAATTTGAGGTGATTCTATGGAGCTGTTTAGGAATCTATATGATATAAAGGTTGCTCAGACACTCATCACATATGCTTATCCTTCTATCTATATATGGGTCTTCTCATAAAACTCGCCCACAAAGTGTGACATTGAGGTCAAAATCTCAAATCACTCCTACACTAGATTTAGCATTACTTTTAGGAAGCCTAACTATTAAAATTTGGtaaacaaaacagttttttactCTGTTGTTGGTAAATTTCGCAGTATATTGGTGTTACTACAACAGGTTAGGGACAGGTTGCTGATGTAACAGGGGACACCATATCATACCTTTAGGTGAATACATCAATTATCAAAAAAGCTCTGACAAATCTAATTACCATGTTTACAATTACTCatcaacaatgttgtaaataCCACAAAATTTACAGACAGAAAATAAAGCGTAATAAGAGTAACGCCACATGGTATGTCCACTTGGTCATGAAAATCTACATAATATGCAGTCACCTTTattcaaacattttattaaacaaaaagacACAAGCTTAATCATCTTTCACCTGCTTTAATACTTGGGTAATAAGGTTACAATGCCATGAGAACAGTTAACTATGGAGTGCAAACAATATAGGCTACTTTACATAAAACAATTGCCTATCTTACCCTACATATAGGTTGCCGATGTAACAGAGACACAAGGAGACACCAGTTCCCGGTTACATTAGTAATATTGCCAAATGATAACACGATGTCATTAATTTGAAGTAATGTTAATtccaacatacaataacagTGATCATACATGTTTCATACATCTTTTGATTCCAGTTATTTTGGTTAATTATCCTTAATACAGGTTGCCGATGTAACAGGGACACCAGGTGACGCGTTGTCCCTTTTACATTGATACCATTGCCAATTGCAAACAATAAGCAAATAATTTGAATTAATGTTAACCTTCAGCATACATATAATGTGTTTCTATCTTTTGGTTAATATATTTACCAAATTTTTGAGATTATTACCGAAATTTCAGACTCCGATGCTTTCATGTCAcactttttgcaacaaaaactgtCGGAGACACCACATAATAATGCTTTTATATCAATAAGTGTTAGTCGCTGGAAGTCGTACTTTGTGTCAATTGATGTTTGGATTGGTGCTATCTAAGTAAACACTGATCCATTATGATACTGTTTTTACTTTTTGAttatttaaatgtgaaatatttgatttgtttaatCACGCATTGTGGGCGAGTTCTATGGAAAGACCCATATACATATAGGGCGTGCGGACAAAATATCGATTAAATGTTGACAGACGAAATCTCGACAACCAGATATCAACAGCCATAATGTCGTCTCATAAAACAAGCGACGGTGATCagaaaaacaaattataaaaaaagaaaGATAAGTATAAAAGTTTTTGAATGTCGTCATTCTATCTGTTGGCAATTAGCCCATTATGTGTCGACATGTAGTTTATCGACATTTAATCCATCAACATTTCATCTGTCTTCATTTAGTCTATCGACATTTAATCCATCAACATTTCATCTGTTTTCATTTAGTCTATCGACATTTAATCCATCAACATTTCATCTGTCTTCATTTAGTCTATCGACATTTAATCCATCAACATTTCATCTGTCTTCATTTAGTCTATCGACATTTAATCCATCAACATTTCATGTCTTCATTTAGTCTATCGACATTTAATCCATCAACATTTCATGTCTTCATTTAGTCTATCGACATTTAGTCCATCAAAATTTAGTCCATCAACATTTCGTCTGTCGGCATTTTGACCCACTACCATATATAGACATCTGTTTGTGTTTTTTAGTTAAGAAGCTAACCTCTGTCTACACCTTGAGAATATTGCTTGATTTTTATGCAGAGCCGAGCCTTAAGATGTTTGTGTATTTTATGTTTAGAGCCAACCTACAATCACACATGAAGACGCATCAAAAAGACATGGTAGAAGACCCTGAGTGTGAAGCACAGGTTATCAACCAAAGAATTGCAGAACATATACAGGCAGAGGTAAGTCTGTGTGTTGTGTATTGGAACATAATCAGCACATCCTGATCTGTGTCTTGATGAAAGTAATGCTATGATTAGCGTGAAGCTGCTAATGTCTTACACTACTGCCTTGTATGGTCTGATTATTAAATACATTGGATTTTCTAGCTGGATAGTGCAGCCGCTGCTAACATGGAGGCAGAAGAGGAGGGTAGCTCGGAGCCAGCCGCTGAGCCTACCAAATCTGTTGTTACCACAAGCCCTCTTACCGCCAATGACCAACAACCAGATTCCGAAACGGTGACATCTCAAAGTTCTATTCAGGTGGCGAGTAAACCAGCGGAGGAAGTGTTGTCCGTTGTAGCTCCACCTAGCTACCCATCCCGTCCCGCCTCTGTCACCCCTCAGTACACACCATTTAGTGAATCTCAGGCGCATCATGAGGACAAAGATAAGGATCTGGATGATATATTTCCTGAAACAATATCAGATGAGCCTGAGGAACCTTTTGATAATCAGTATGTCAGCAAGATTCCCCAAGAAGAACTAGATTCCGTCTTTAGACAGGACATATCATGCCCCGACCCGCATTCCCAACTGTCTAGGCCTGCTTCAGTTGGCTCACATCATACGGAATCTCTGGCTAATTCTGAAACATTAGACTCCTTGCTGCCAGTACATTTTCGACCTCAAGTCAGCACAGATAGTGCAGTTCCTTCTCCTCAGTCTGTCTGCAGTTCTCAATACGCTCATCCATCTAGACCACCGTCTGTTACCTCTCAGCATAGTGCCTATCATGATCCGAGTGGCATTGTACCACCCTACTTGCAGCCACAGTCGTACTCTCTCACTCAGTCTACACCAGATATCGTGTATAACCAGTCCATGAGCTGTGCAAATAGCATGCCAGGCATGCAATCGCTGGCCAATGTATTCGACAAACCTGTCTCATGCATCGTCAGTCCTAATCCTCATCATATGCATTACATGCCTAGCAATGTAGGCAATGCTAGCGAGCATCTCATAGGTTCGGTGTCAGCATTTCACAGCCATCTATCACAGCCGTCGTGCTTCCCTGGTCAGTATGGTGCGGCAGTGCATTACACTAATACATCACTGCCTCAGGATTGTGTGACAATACAGTCAACGACGAGGTGTACAACTCCACAAAACTTTCCGACTACGCCAACCTTTCGTCCACAGACAGTAGATGGAAGGCCGATAGACGTCTTCACAAATTTGGCTGTTCCTACCGACAACCTGCTTTTACCGTCTTCTGGCCCGACTAGTGATGTTATTCCAGAACTTCACACACCCAATAAACACTTTCCTGATAATGAATCAGTAGTGGTTGACTTCTCTAATATTCTCTCCTACTCATCGCCTAGCTAATAATGTGCTGTAGAACATTCAGTGGCCATTTTTTGACTCTAACTTGGCTTCCATAGTTTTTTCTCATTATGCCACCGCCTATAACAGTTGACATTATCAATGACACTCGCTCTGTTATATGTCCAAGTTGTGACAGATTTTATCAGTACTATATTACATCCTATCAACCTTTTGACACTCGCTATCGGTATCATGACTCTTCCTACCAATGCTGGAATACTTCCCTTTCAGCATTCTCACACCTACCAACATTGCAGCACTATTAGCATTGCAACGCTTTCTACTCATGATGTGACACTTTTGTCAGGATTGTGACACTTTTGTCATTGTTGTGACACTTTTTATTTCCATTGTAGCCTACTAGTGCCATTCTCTTTTCACTTTgtattgcaattgtttttttaacttgCGCTAATCTTTTTTGGTGGTTTCATTAACATTTTAGATATGTAAAGACTATAGAGAAGCATTTTCATAATGCGACCATTTCAAGGATTCAGttcataatttaatatttataattcgTATTACGCAATCTCCTGAAGCCATAGAAATGCTGACCTACAGAGTGCCGGTTGATATCTTCCTTACCAGATGTACC
Above is a window of Watersipora subatra chromosome 3, tzWatSuba1.1, whole genome shotgun sequence DNA encoding:
- the LOC137390148 gene encoding uncharacterized protein; this translates as MAGHQMFHEATVKFTDDFVNSLPRKLQEYTNIIKSNFKLSLHESEHDGYSCSGTIQNLARFTEDFLRHVSEEEKKAVRKMVADENIKKSRMRKPESFLHLRCPACEFTSKEIAAYRNHIRFHKASTDKKDKLYFTCDQCKDKKFETRDVDIYLRHVKSVHGKLTAVLCELCGTSFKRADSLAIHQLTFHGPGVEKRHKCDNCDKRFLRKAHLQEHQRVHNNKKEFSCEICSSRFKTDSAKQKHMLYKHTNPKAFKCDRCKKCCSTKANLQSHMKTHQKDMVEDPECEAQVINQRIAEHIQAELDSAAAANMEAEEEGSSEPAAEPTKSVVTTSPLTANDQQPDSETVTSQSSIQVASKPAEEVLSVVAPPSYPSRPASVTPQYTPFSESQAHHEDKDKDLDDIFPETISDEPEEPFDNQYVSKIPQEELDSVFRQDISCPDPHSQLSRPASVGSHHTESLANSETLDSLLPVHFRPQVSTDSAVPSPQSVCSSQYAHPSRPPSVTSQHSAYHDPSGIVPPYLQPQSYSLTQSTPDIVYNQSMSCANSMPGMQSLANVFDKPVSCIVSPNPHHMHYMPSNVGNASEHLIGSVSAFHSHLSQPSCFPGQYGAAVHYTNTSLPQDCVTIQSTTRCTTPQNFPTTPTFRPQTVDGRPIDVFTNLAVPTDNLLLPSSGPTSDVIPELHTPNKHFPDNESVVVDFSNILSYSSPS